A window from Candidatus Binatia bacterium encodes these proteins:
- a CDS encoding DUF3604 domain-containing protein — MTCDLSRLVVLLIFVGLVVVVEVRAEEPPFERTEKRESCAEYEALRRPMFGDLHVHTSYSFDSYISSQRNDPAAAYRYAKGEPITLPDEDGEQKIIAQIQRPLDFASVTDHSEYFGQINVCTTDPWRAGYWWPHCVMTRSSNLWVQLFSASWWTSLGGMSENDPSRSFACTLSDCDEARSDTWSLIQQAAEEAYDRSADCSFTSFVGYEYTDAPETNNMHRNVIFRNESVTDNAISTYDTGSYNFPKLWQLLREQCIEGGEGCDVMAIPHNPNLAGGLMFRDPETPEEATERLFFEPVVELTQHKASSECRFDRLERRGLFTEDEQCTFEQVVADNLSMLGSVHGKVRTERAAAVPIEEFARRNMVRNALKDGLALGEKSGTNPFAMGFIGSTDTHSATPGAAEEDNYLGHLGRRDSGYRNVQDHFFSNPGGHAVVWAEENSRDAIFAGLRRKEAYATSGTRPIVRFFGGSSLSADLCNAPDMIARAYAQGVPMGGRFSGGSAAEPLRFLVSALKDPGIPGHPGTDLQRIQVIKGWLDADGETHEAVYDVAGDVDNGAGIDEETCAPTGTGAQSLCAVWEDPEFDSSQAAFYYVRVLENPTCRWSTLQCQAAGVNPFAGDCEAQATAATARAQDRGGEGDIYGKCCLREEEQPFYSPVLQERAWTSPIWYEVAGS, encoded by the coding sequence ATGACGTGCGATCTGTCCCGTCTGGTGGTGCTGCTGATCTTCGTCGGGCTGGTCGTGGTGGTCGAAGTCCGCGCGGAGGAACCTCCCTTCGAGCGAACGGAGAAGCGTGAGTCCTGTGCCGAGTACGAGGCGTTGCGCCGCCCGATGTTTGGCGACTTGCACGTGCACACGAGCTACTCGTTCGACTCCTACATCTCGAGCCAGCGCAACGATCCCGCTGCCGCGTATCGCTATGCGAAGGGTGAGCCGATTACGTTGCCCGACGAGGACGGTGAGCAGAAGATCATCGCGCAGATTCAGAGACCCCTGGACTTCGCGTCGGTCACCGATCACTCGGAGTACTTCGGGCAGATCAACGTGTGTACGACGGATCCTTGGCGTGCAGGCTATTGGTGGCCCCACTGCGTGATGACGCGTTCGTCCAATCTGTGGGTGCAGCTGTTCTCCGCGTCTTGGTGGACGTCGCTCGGGGGGATGTCGGAAAATGACCCCTCGCGGTCCTTCGCCTGCACTCTCTCGGACTGCGACGAGGCGCGGTCCGATACGTGGAGTCTGATCCAGCAGGCGGCGGAGGAGGCCTATGACCGCTCTGCGGACTGCAGCTTCACCTCGTTCGTCGGGTACGAGTACACGGACGCGCCCGAGACGAACAACATGCATCGGAACGTGATCTTTCGGAACGAATCCGTCACCGACAACGCAATCTCGACTTACGACACCGGCTCCTACAACTTTCCGAAGCTGTGGCAGTTGTTGCGTGAGCAGTGCATCGAAGGCGGCGAGGGATGCGATGTGATGGCCATCCCGCACAACCCGAATCTGGCGGGCGGACTCATGTTCCGCGACCCCGAAACTCCCGAGGAGGCGACGGAGCGGCTGTTCTTCGAGCCAGTCGTGGAACTGACGCAGCACAAGGCATCCTCGGAGTGCAGGTTCGATCGCCTCGAGCGGCGCGGGCTCTTCACCGAAGACGAGCAGTGCACTTTCGAGCAGGTGGTCGCGGACAATCTCTCAATGTTGGGCTCGGTCCACGGGAAGGTTCGAACCGAGCGCGCGGCCGCCGTGCCGATCGAAGAGTTCGCGCGCCGAAACATGGTGCGCAACGCACTAAAGGACGGGCTCGCTCTTGGTGAGAAGTCCGGCACCAACCCGTTCGCCATGGGCTTCATCGGCAGCACGGACACGCACAGCGCGACCCCGGGTGCGGCCGAGGAGGACAACTACCTTGGTCACCTGGGCCGGCGGGATTCCGGCTATCGCAACGTCCAGGATCATTTCTTCTCCAACCCGGGTGGCCATGCGGTCGTCTGGGCTGAGGAAAACTCGCGCGACGCGATCTTCGCGGGGCTTCGCCGCAAGGAGGCCTACGCCACGAGTGGGACGCGGCCGATCGTTCGCTTCTTCGGGGGCTCGTCCCTTTCCGCCGATCTTTGCAACGCACCGGACATGATCGCGCGTGCCTACGCCCAAGGCGTTCCCATGGGGGGGCGCTTCTCGGGCGGCTCGGCCGCCGAGCCGCTGCGCTTCCTCGTGAGCGCTCTGAAGGATCCCGGCATTCCCGGTCACCCGGGAACGGATCTTCAGCGGATCCAGGTCATCAAGGGCTGGCTCGACGCGGATGGCGAGACGCACGAGGCGGTCTACGACGTCGCCGGCGATGTCGACAACGGCGCGGGGATCGATGAGGAAACCTGTGCTCCTACGGGAACCGGAGCGCAATCTCTCTGCGCCGTCTGGGAAGATCCCGAGTTCGATTCGAGCCAGGCGGCTTTCTACTACGTCCGCGTCCTCGAGAATCCGACGTGTCGCTGGAGCACTCTGCAGTGCCAGGCCGCCGGGGTGAATCCGTTCGCGGGCGACTGCGAGGCGCAGGCGACCGCGGCCACGGCCCGCGCGCAGGACCGGGGCGGCGAGGGCGACATCTACGGGAAGTGCTGCTTACGCGAAGAAGAGCAGCCCTTCTACTCGCCGGTCCTCCAAGAGCGCGCCTGGACGTCGCCGATCTGGTACGAGGTCGCCGGGTCGTAG
- a CDS encoding TetR/AcrR family transcriptional regulator: MKGTSPGLDRARIVRAALKHIDRHGIEAVGVRQLAAELGVAPNALYSYVRDKDDIIHGAVELAFGNLEIPQASGETWQERIIGLCRWLRQRLLEHPELVSVPRFTEGAPFPFISFPTTVGMTLQEAGLEGQELIETTFAIFYHTVGFVTMEVARAQHGVPTESDEFLVSQLDAEKFDAAAFEKVAELVPLIRTLDLSSVFERSLRAMLNGL; this comes from the coding sequence GTGAAAGGGACCAGCCCCGGTCTCGATCGAGCGCGCATCGTCCGAGCGGCGTTGAAGCATATCGATCGCCACGGCATCGAGGCGGTCGGGGTGAGGCAGTTGGCTGCCGAGCTCGGGGTCGCGCCCAACGCCCTGTACTCGTACGTCCGGGACAAGGACGACATCATCCACGGTGCGGTCGAGCTGGCATTCGGGAATCTGGAGATTCCCCAGGCGAGCGGTGAGACCTGGCAGGAGAGGATCATCGGGCTCTGTCGGTGGCTTCGCCAAAGGCTCCTCGAGCACCCGGAACTCGTGAGCGTTCCGCGATTTACCGAGGGCGCCCCGTTTCCGTTCATAAGTTTCCCGACGACGGTGGGGATGACGCTGCAGGAGGCCGGACTCGAAGGGCAGGAGTTGATCGAGACGACCTTCGCGATTTTCTATCACACGGTCGGATTCGTCACGATGGAGGTCGCTCGTGCGCAGCACGGCGTGCCCACGGAAAGCGACGAGTTCCTCGTTTCCCAATTAGATGCGGAGAAATTTGATGCGGCCGCGTTCGAGAAGGTGGCGGAGCTCGTCCCGTTGATCCGTACGCTCGATCTCAGCTCGGTCTTCGAGCGCAGCTTGCGCGCGATGTTGAATGGTCTGTGA
- a CDS encoding TonB-dependent receptor, whose amino-acid sequence MTRFAFCTIFALALNALPLSSNAQDGPIESPSDYQLQAIDKQGPLDGEEYEADAAEAQGEEALGGANTGLSRRATREVEEIVVQARRRDEFLEDTPVAVTALGETELREHGVQRLDGIQQLVPNLTFEGALTGQQVNIRIRGVGTSAPAIAFDPGVGMYIDGVYIPRTFGTLIDVVDVQQIEVLRGPQGTLFGKNTVGGAINVRSVKAHAELEGFAMVRPSNFGSVDTRAMLNLPIIDDMLYSRFAMSTINSQGYYYNTFADTYANDPSNISFLGSLRFLPTDDLTIDVFGTWSRARNHARGSQCVVVDDEPALSGALPPGFFKSCENSSPFEGELNTIGLADTESYGTWGIAEYDIGDVGPLEELSLRGVMSWRQQNPRLRTDIDGTRFMAVQNSSAGGGVLNGKPGTQQQYNPELLLNGSALDSRLSYVVGAFGFFETGFDGRTQSVLLTPGGLNRVTLSETNIDNWTWAVFGQATADITEWASLTGGIRYTQDKKGLTFAQFDPRTDTAVGLPLEGRKVFEAWTPMGSLALSVPEDLLFDTPIDHLMGYFTYSQGFKGGGFNGVSQPRGNVDASQFAFDPETLENFEVGFKTIGFDSMVTMNIALFYGKYDDIQETSIKDLGLDPDGVPIIQRLTLNASRATTKGFEIETMTRPMDGLMIQGNVGYTDATYDAFPNALSDLDGQEIDRTGQSLRATPKLQTFISAQYSFGVETGDGAWLDGWLTPRIEWAYQSAVNWLGPEVPQAKAVGWNAINARLSYDFWDDRAQVALWGKNLLSEEYFAYVTPVISTFGVANRFYEPPRTYGGEVSYRF is encoded by the coding sequence ATGACACGATTCGCGTTCTGCACCATCTTCGCGTTAGCGCTCAACGCGCTGCCCCTGTCTTCCAACGCACAGGACGGCCCAATCGAGTCACCCTCGGATTACCAACTCCAGGCGATCGACAAACAAGGCCCGCTCGACGGCGAGGAGTACGAGGCCGACGCAGCGGAGGCACAGGGCGAGGAGGCGTTGGGCGGTGCGAACACCGGGCTGTCACGCCGGGCCACTCGCGAAGTCGAGGAGATAGTGGTTCAGGCGCGGCGTCGCGACGAGTTCCTGGAGGACACCCCGGTCGCCGTGACCGCGCTCGGCGAGACCGAGTTGCGGGAGCACGGCGTCCAACGACTCGACGGAATCCAGCAGCTCGTTCCCAACCTCACCTTCGAGGGCGCTCTCACCGGCCAGCAGGTGAACATCCGTATTCGTGGTGTCGGCACCTCGGCCCCAGCGATCGCGTTCGACCCCGGCGTCGGAATGTACATCGACGGCGTCTACATCCCTCGAACGTTCGGCACGCTGATCGACGTCGTAGACGTCCAGCAGATCGAAGTGCTGCGCGGACCGCAGGGCACGCTCTTCGGCAAGAACACAGTGGGCGGCGCGATCAACGTACGAAGCGTGAAAGCACACGCCGAGCTCGAAGGGTTCGCCATGGTGCGGCCATCGAACTTCGGCAGCGTGGACACGCGCGCGATGCTGAACCTCCCGATCATCGACGACATGCTCTACAGCCGTTTCGCGATGTCGACGATCAACTCGCAGGGCTACTACTACAACACCTTCGCGGACACGTATGCGAACGACCCGTCGAACATCTCGTTCCTCGGCTCATTGCGGTTCCTTCCGACGGACGATCTCACGATCGACGTCTTCGGAACATGGTCACGCGCACGCAATCACGCGCGAGGCTCACAGTGCGTGGTCGTGGACGACGAGCCGGCGCTGTCCGGGGCCCTCCCGCCGGGCTTCTTCAAGAGCTGTGAGAATTCCAGCCCCTTCGAAGGGGAACTGAACACCATCGGACTCGCCGACACCGAGAGCTACGGAACCTGGGGGATCGCCGAGTACGACATCGGCGACGTCGGCCCCCTCGAAGAGCTGTCCCTGCGCGGCGTCATGTCCTGGCGTCAGCAGAACCCCCGCCTACGCACGGACATCGACGGCACCCGCTTCATGGCCGTGCAGAACTCCAGCGCCGGCGGTGGTGTGCTGAACGGTAAGCCCGGAACCCAACAGCAGTACAACCCCGAGCTCCTGCTCAATGGTTCCGCCCTCGACAGTCGCCTCAGCTACGTGGTGGGCGCCTTCGGTTTCTTCGAAACGGGCTTCGATGGGCGCACGCAGAGCGTCCTGCTCACCCCGGGCGGCCTGAACCGGGTCACGCTCAGCGAGACCAACATCGACAACTGGACGTGGGCCGTCTTCGGGCAGGCCACGGCCGACATCACCGAGTGGGCGAGCCTCACCGGCGGCATCCGCTACACGCAGGACAAGAAGGGCCTCACGTTCGCGCAGTTCGACCCGCGGACAGACACGGCGGTCGGCCTTCCCCTCGAGGGCCGGAAGGTCTTCGAAGCCTGGACCCCGATGGGCAGCCTCGCGCTCAGCGTGCCGGAGGACTTGTTGTTCGATACCCCCATCGATCACCTGATGGGCTACTTCACGTATTCGCAGGGCTTCAAAGGCGGCGGATTCAACGGCGTCTCGCAGCCCCGCGGAAATGTCGACGCCTCGCAGTTCGCGTTCGACCCCGAGACCCTTGAGAACTTCGAAGTCGGCTTCAAGACGATCGGCTTCGACTCGATGGTCACGATGAACATCGCGCTCTTCTACGGAAAGTACGACGACATCCAGGAGACCTCGATCAAGGACCTCGGCCTCGACCCGGACGGAGTCCCCATCATCCAGCGACTCACGCTCAACGCCAGTAGGGCGACGACGAAGGGCTTCGAAATCGAGACCATGACCCGTCCGATGGACGGGCTGATGATCCAGGGCAACGTCGGCTACACCGACGCCACGTACGACGCCTTCCCGAACGCACTGTCCGACCTGGACGGCCAGGAGATCGACCGTACCGGTCAGAGTCTCCGCGCTACACCGAAGCTGCAGACGTTCATCTCTGCGCAGTACTCCTTTGGCGTGGAGACGGGCGACGGCGCCTGGCTCGACGGCTGGCTCACGCCGCGCATAGAGTGGGCTTACCAGAGTGCCGTCAACTGGCTCGGCCCCGAGGTTCCTCAGGCGAAGGCCGTCGGCTGGAACGCGATCAATGCGCGCCTCTCGTACGACTTCTGGGATGATCGCGCGCAAGTCGCCCTCTGGGGCAAGAACCTGCTCAGCGAGGAGTACTTCGCGTACGTCACGCCGGTCATCTCGACCTTCGGCGTCGCGAACCGCTTCTACGAGCCTCCTCGCACCTACGGCGGCGAGGTCTCGTACCGGTTCTAA
- a CDS encoding phytanoyl-CoA dioxygenase family protein — translation MDIDDDNDGSFDDQDCAPTDRGALVQGSRSELTGPMAPKIRRFQASETKETVLEVLQEDGVVVVEGLLEPGLRDQINRDFDPYMANAALTTPDLNDLSQAFYGDKTRRIGALPAKSRAFCDVLTNPLLLGVCDEILLPACSSYQMNVGQVLEVGPGAVCQMLHRDEDVWVHVPRPAPMFQVATMTALVDFTGETGATRIVPGSHTWDPQRQAEEHDVAIAEMPAGSVAIYLGRTLHGAGTNRTADQWRRGIHLSYLVGWLRTEENNYLGVPPEVARDLPEQAQELLGYAMHDAIEAGGGVAGFVEMRDPMKMLRASKEQAA, via the coding sequence ATGGACATCGACGACGACAACGACGGATCCTTCGACGACCAGGACTGCGCCCCGACCGATCGGGGGGCTCTTGTCCAAGGGTCGCGCTCCGAGTTAACTGGGCCCATGGCGCCCAAGATCAGACGTTTCCAGGCAAGCGAGACGAAGGAAACGGTCCTCGAGGTTCTCCAAGAGGACGGAGTTGTCGTCGTCGAAGGGTTGCTCGAGCCAGGCCTTCGCGACCAGATCAACCGGGACTTCGACCCCTACATGGCGAACGCCGCGCTCACGACGCCTGACCTGAACGATCTCAGTCAAGCGTTCTACGGTGACAAGACGCGCCGGATCGGTGCGCTTCCCGCCAAGTCCCGCGCGTTCTGTGACGTGCTCACGAACCCACTGCTCCTCGGCGTTTGCGATGAGATCTTGCTGCCGGCGTGCTCCAGCTACCAGATGAACGTCGGCCAGGTGCTCGAGGTCGGCCCCGGCGCGGTCTGTCAGATGTTGCACCGGGACGAGGACGTCTGGGTGCACGTCCCGCGCCCCGCGCCGATGTTCCAGGTGGCCACGATGACGGCCCTCGTCGACTTCACCGGGGAGACCGGTGCGACGCGCATCGTCCCCGGAAGTCATACGTGGGACCCGCAGCGGCAGGCCGAGGAGCACGATGTCGCCATCGCGGAGATGCCCGCGGGTTCGGTAGCGATCTATCTCGGCCGAACGCTCCACGGTGCCGGGACCAATCGGACCGCGGATCAGTGGCGTCGCGGGATCCACCTGAGCTACCTGGTCGGTTGGCTTCGCACGGAGGAGAACAACTACCTGGGTGTTCCTCCCGAGGTGGCGCGTGATCTCCCGGAACAGGCACAGGAGCTTCTCGGGTATGCGATGCACGACGCGATCGAGGCTGGCGGTGGCGTCGCCGGCTTTGTCGAGATGCGCGATCCGATGAAGATGCTTCGAGCGAGCAAGGAGCAGGCGGCCTAG
- a CDS encoding DUF4331 family protein has protein sequence MTGIESDPGDALGVASFYLPDVLALDLAEPATYPNGRRLEEDVVGFAPRFLGGTSPPSTDCVDANYKPFGQTFPYLAIATTGLTRRSPEHRSCVTRATRTARAYWWTSSRTRTAIPRRVASTWTSTTTTTDPSTTRTAPRPIGGLLSKGRAPS, from the coding sequence TTGACGGGGATCGAGAGCGACCCCGGGGATGCACTCGGTGTCGCCAGCTTCTATCTCCCGGACGTTCTCGCACTCGATCTCGCTGAGCCGGCAACCTATCCGAACGGTCGGCGTCTCGAGGAGGATGTCGTGGGCTTCGCCCCTCGGTTCCTTGGCGGCACGTCTCCCCCGTCGACCGATTGTGTCGATGCGAACTACAAGCCCTTTGGTCAGACGTTCCCGTATCTGGCGATTGCAACGACGGGCCTGACACGACGTTCCCCGGAGCACCGGAGTTGTGTGACGCGCGCGACTCGGACTGCGAGGGCTTACTGGTGGACGAGTTCACGAACTCGGACAGCGATCCCGCGCCGGGTTGCGTCGACATGGACATCGACGACGACAACGACGGATCCTTCGACGACCAGGACTGCGCCCCGACCGATCGGGGGGCTCTTGTCCAAGGGTCGCGCTCCGAGTTAA
- a CDS encoding acyl-CoA dehydrogenase family protein: protein MKLAYTPEHDALRQELREYYAGLLTPEIMKEVRKSEGVGPAVRKVVRQMGEDGWLGIGWPKEFGGRGMTPIEQFIFFDESMRVGAPVPMLTVNSVAPTIMKYGSEEHKAFFLPKILKGEIHFAIGYTEPSAGTDLASLQTKAVRDGDQFVINGQKIFTSLATDVDYVWLAVRTNEEEKRHKGISIVIVPADTQGFKVQPIKNMGNFNTNCTFYEDVRIPVGNLVGELNGGWSLIVNQLNNERVTLCSSGMIEGLFETVVQWTKDTTNADGTRVIDEQWVQLAIARIYAQLDFLRLMNFKVAWRAEQNMPLDPAHASTVKVFGTEFYLEALRSMLEIMGPQANLRPDAPDVIADGRVAQMLRSLHILTFGGGVNEMQRDLIAMFGLHMPVAPRF, encoded by the coding sequence GTGAAGCTCGCTTACACCCCGGAACACGACGCCCTCCGGCAAGAACTCCGCGAGTACTACGCGGGGCTGCTCACGCCAGAGATCATGAAAGAGGTCCGGAAGAGCGAGGGCGTGGGCCCCGCCGTCCGCAAAGTCGTTCGACAGATGGGCGAAGACGGCTGGCTCGGAATCGGATGGCCGAAGGAATTCGGCGGACGAGGCATGACCCCGATCGAGCAGTTCATCTTTTTCGACGAATCCATGCGGGTCGGCGCGCCCGTCCCGATGTTGACCGTGAACTCCGTCGCGCCCACGATCATGAAGTACGGCTCGGAAGAGCACAAAGCGTTCTTCCTGCCGAAGATCCTGAAGGGCGAGATCCACTTCGCGATCGGCTACACTGAGCCGAGCGCCGGAACCGACCTCGCGTCGCTACAGACGAAAGCCGTCCGCGACGGAGACCAGTTCGTCATCAACGGACAGAAGATCTTCACGAGTCTCGCAACCGACGTCGACTACGTGTGGCTGGCGGTCCGGACGAACGAAGAGGAGAAGCGCCACAAGGGCATCTCCATCGTAATCGTCCCAGCCGACACACAAGGCTTCAAGGTGCAGCCCATCAAGAACATGGGCAACTTCAACACCAACTGCACGTTCTATGAGGATGTCCGCATCCCCGTCGGCAATCTCGTGGGCGAGTTGAACGGCGGCTGGTCGCTCATCGTGAACCAGCTCAACAACGAGCGTGTCACGCTTTGCAGCTCGGGCATGATCGAAGGCCTGTTCGAGACGGTCGTTCAGTGGACGAAGGACACCACCAACGCCGACGGGACGCGGGTCATCGACGAACAGTGGGTTCAGCTCGCAATCGCACGCATCTATGCGCAGCTCGACTTCCTTCGGTTGATGAACTTCAAGGTGGCCTGGCGGGCCGAGCAGAACATGCCCCTCGATCCCGCGCACGCGTCGACGGTGAAGGTCTTCGGGACCGAGTTCTATCTCGAAGCGCTCCGCAGCATGCTCGAGATCATGGGCCCGCAGGCGAACCTTCGACCCGACGCTCCCGACGTGATTGCGGACGGCCGCGTCGCTCAAATGCTGCGTTCCCTTCACATCCTCACGTTCGGCGGCGGCGTGAACGAGATGCAACGCGATCTCATCGCGATGTTCGGGCTTCACATGCCCGTGGCACCGCGGTTCTAG